A region of Pseudorca crassidens isolate mPseCra1 chromosome 8, mPseCra1.hap1, whole genome shotgun sequence DNA encodes the following proteins:
- the NPVF gene encoding pro-FMRFamide-related neuropeptide VF gives MEIISSKQFILLTLATSILLTSNIFCSDESMMPNLHSKKNYDKYSEPRGDLCWGKERSLNFEELKDWGPKNVIKMSTPAVNKMPPSVANLPLRFGRTVEEERSTGAMANPPLRFGSNTEDSISRHVPNLPQRFGRTTIAKSVTKTLSDLLQQFMHSSSANGLLYSVTCQPQEIQNLDQKNLRRLGLKKIDDAELKQEK, from the exons atggaaattatttcatcAAAACAATTCATTTTACTGACTTTAGCCACTTCAATCTTATTAACATCAAACATCTTCTGTTCAGATGAATCAATGATGCCCAATCTTCACAGCAAAAAGAATTATGACAAATATTCTGAG CCTAGAGGAGATCTCTgctggggaaaagaaagaagtctCAATTTTGAAGAGTTAAAAGACTGGGGTCCAAAAAACGTCATTAAGATGAGTACACCTGCAGTCAACAAAATGCCACCCTCAGTAGCCAACTTGCCACTGAGATTCGGGAGGACCgtggaagaagaaagaagcacTGGGGCGATGGCCAACCCGCCTCTGAGATTTGGAAGCAATACAGAGGACAGCATCTCGAGACATGTTCCTAATCTGCCCCAAAGGTTTGGGAGAACAACAATAGCCAAAAGTGTCACCAAGACACTGAGTGATTTGCTCCAACAATTCATGCATTCATCATCTGCCAATGGGTTACTTTACTCCGTGACCTGCCAGCCCCAAGAAATCCAGAATCTTGATCAAAAGAACCTAAG gagactgggattgaaGAAAATAGATGATGCAGaattgaaacaagaaaaataa